Part of the Spinacia oleracea cultivar Varoflay chromosome 5, BTI_SOV_V1, whole genome shotgun sequence genome, AGgagagacacaaattaggtgtctacaaaaaggtggtgtacaataaatattgtaaggCGGAGGTAAAGTTACCTTAAAATGGTTAAAAGTTATCccaatataatataaaagtcaTCTATTTTCTAGTGAcaacattttctttttaataataattttcctttcaaaatcactaataatttaTAAAGGTAACCATgcaaccctttaaaatgtttatccattaatttttgttcataatattaaaagttaatcaaaacattgTAAAAGTTGCCAAAAACTAGGTAAGTTACGTCaatgtaaaataaatttattgtaaatCGGGTGCGTGCAAGACCTTTTATATAAAACGAAACGACGAAGATATAATATTCATGTGTTAATATTGTACACGATTGACAACTTTAGAGTACATTCTTAAATTATGACTGACGAGTGGTTTAgggaaaaatgaatttccatGGTGCAGGGGAAGTTTACAAATACCCCCTCAGGGGAGTGTGAACGACCACCGCTTCACTTCCTTTGCTATCGCTTCTTTCTCTTCAACGTCGAGGAATTTGAGTCTTGTTTTTTATTTGTTCTTCCTTCCTCTACACGAATTCATACAATCAACATTTCAACATTCAAGACAtgaaaaacatcatcaacaaaatTCATCATACCAATCTCGTAATTACGATTGACCCATCCCCAAAAGTGGTCAAAGTTCGACATTTTGCAAGTCTACATACAAAATCAAAGACCTCTCTTCATTTCTAGGTctcattcaaataaaaaattcaagtacaagtacaaagAAGTTCATCATGCGCATGATCTTAAAGGTTAATTCGAAAGCGAAGAATTTTTcattttgaacttgtatgaCAAATGTATGGTAGCCTCCTTGATTTAGAAGTTGGAACTTTGCATGATATGAAGATCggacttggaattttggatCTTGgagtcttgaattttgaattgtaGATGCGCTGCTTAGCATGTCTTCGAATGTCAAGAATTTGAATATGGACCTTGAACAATCGCACTTAGGACCTAGGAATTGGATAGCCTAGGCATCGAGTTAGACTCTGAGTAGTCATCTCTTTGAATTTGCAGGGTTAGAACAATTGTACTTTGAAAGAGACTTATGATAGTCTAGGTTTGAACTTGACTTTGGCTAGCTAGTCAAGCTTTTAAGTTCGAGTCATATCTCCACTTGGGATGTGATATGGCTTTTGAAGGTGCATTTTGAATTGACGGGTTTGCGCTAGCTAGCCCCCAGTTTAACTTTGTAGAGTTAGGGATAGATCGCCTTGCTTCGATTGGCAGCTAGGGCAACAACCCTAGGATTTTGACTTAGTTGATTTGAACTCGATAAATTTGCAAATGTTTAGTATGGCTCCTCGTTGTACCGAGAGGAAGATGGTCGAGGATTATTCATCTAGTAGAGCTGCGACAGAGGGTGCTTccaacggtgagccgaagatgATTGAGGAGGTATTCGTCGAGATAGATCGAGGAGGACAAACATCGAGAGACATTCTTCCAGGCGCCAGGCTGGCAGACTTCAGACATAAtgtttaattcatgattttccTAATGCTTTAAATATTTGTTAATTCCAATATAATCCATAGAAAATAGAAAGGTAACATAGAGGTTTAGTTGTTTTAGAGTTCATGTTAacatgtatttataaattaGTGTGCATAGATAAACAACAACTAGTGATCCGTTAAGATGATAATGAGAGTTATTCTCCAAATTCGAGATCTGGTGTTCAAACCTgcattgatttttggttgtcagtGACATGACATAACCTTGGTCAGTGGGATTTTTGGTTGTCATGATATGACATAACCATTGTGAATGGATGAAATGGCGTAAACAGAAAAGTTGTACATGGCACATCAACATTCTTAGCAACGTTTTTCAATATattagtataattttttttataatattagtATAGCTTTGGGAAAGGTCAAAAGGTGACCAAACGAACGTTGCATAAAATTAAAGCCGACAAACGTGTCATGTTAAGTCGTGTTTGTGTTTGATTCCGTGTCTGTGTGATGTCAATTTTGATAGTATTTTCATATCGTCTTAGAGATTGGCAACTATATATAAAATTCAAAAGGAACAACACAAAAACCACACAGCCTCTAGTCGGCACACAGCAGTGAGCAGCAGCAGGCATCCAGTAGCTAGAAATAAACAACACCCAAAAACCATAACTAGTTACTAGTTACTAGTTAGCACTCCATCTCATTTTTTGCGCATCcttaaaataaagaaataaaaaccAATCTTTTACTTATCGCAATTATTCCCCAAAATTCAACACTGTACCATTCACGCAGATCTTTCTAAATTAAAAAATTCCCCAAAAAAAACAgctcaattttctctctcctctacggTAAACGTCACTCTTCACTCTTCTTCTTTCTGCTCTCACCCTGTTTTTCTTTGGTAGATCTAGGGTTTCGAACTGAAACCCTTTATTTTTCCcctttttaatttgaatttaccCTTTTTTCTTCTTCGTCAGCAATGGCGACTCCATACATGACTGCACCTCaggtatttttatttaaactgTAATTTCCCTTATTCCCATTTTCAATTCCAAGAATTTCAACTTTTTAactaatttgaatttttttgttttgggcAATTTTCTAGGTGGGTTCGTACTTCGTAACGCAGTATTACTCAATGCTTCAGCAACGGCCGGAGTTCGTGCACCAGCTGTACTCCGACGCAAGTACTATGCTTCGTATTGATGGTCATACGCGCGAGACTGCTACTGCAATGCTGGTCATTTTCCCattctctcctctttttcttgGTTAGAATTGTAGCTTTATTAAGTGAAGTACGGGCTTTGTTTTACTGTATTTTGACTTAGTTTTGCAAAATTCTATTTATTAGAAGCATTTTTACTGATTGGTAGTAAACCCAAGATTGAGAATTTTGGGTTTTTGAAGTAAAATTGTTTTGCAATGAGGGGAATTTCGCTTCTTTTGAATGGATGCTTTCGCCTTTGCTTCGGTTGGTGATTTTGCGATAACTTTTGCCTAAGTTGTAAATGGGGTAGTACGTCAAAGATGAAATAATTGTTATGCCAGGCGTTAAATGTCCGTGAAGTGGTTTTAAACTTGTGGAAATAATTTTCCAGTTAGAAGTTGATGGTAAAGTTTCTAATCCTTGTGTTGACAGGAAACATTTTATTGTGAAAGCTATAAATTTATGAATATAAGAGGTTGATATATGCTTTAGTAGATTATTGTATTCTACTGATTCGTAGTAAGACTAGTAACTCAGTATACAAGATCGTGTCTATTTGTTCAATTGAATTCTTTGGAAATAATAAAGATTGGTTCCTTTTGTGAACTGGTGCTTTCTTACCTTTTCTCCGGTAGGCATTAACTCTGTAAAAATTGGGAAAAAGAAGAGGTCTTTTTAGCGAAAGACCAAGGTCTGAAATTTGAGGTAGCGGGAAATGGGGATTGATCTGTGCTTCATGTTCCGTATATTTATTCGTGATGCTTTTTTGAATTTCCTTTTAGTTGTTTCTTGCGAAATAATAACCGTGCCATTTCCTATTTTGGAGCCTAGGGAAGGGTTGGGTTTTGGAGAaaggaaaattaaaaaaaatacaacgtGCAAGTAATTCTGCAATGAGTGTCAATGTTAGTGTCACTAGCACCAGGCTACATAAAACTTTGATGTCATGTAATGAACAGAAAAACATTCGAAGCAAATTGTACATCTATTTATTGATTCCATTTCTCTTGTTCTCCATGCTATTTCTCCCCTTAATATTTTTTCAtgtaaataaaaacaaaacaatataCGCAACAGAGTAGGAATCTCTTCCTAGGTTGTGTGACTAGATTGATGATGCCAAAGTAAGCGGACAATCATCTGTTGTTCTGTCCAGCCTTGTTTGTTGTGGTACCTGTCAACTTACGAGCTAGTAAGGACGACTTGATCATCTATCTTGTTTCATTTCTTCTCTTAATTGGTGTTTGTGCAACATATGGACAATCTGGGGCTTCTCTTTTCtgttctttctctctttcttgtttgggataactactccctccatcccttttTGTTTGCTCCATTTATCATTTTAATCAGTCCCCAAAAGATTGCCTCATTACTATAGATATTTATTGGTACCACAACTTTACTCTTACATAAAATACATATGGACCTGCCATCTTTGTCTCTTCTCAATTTCACTCAATCTACTCTTAATAAAGCTCCTTTGGTGCATGGAGCAAACAATTAGGGAAGGAGGAAGTACTTGAAAGCAGGGACATAGATGAGTAGTGTTGATTAAGGTCCACTAAGTTTTAATCTTTCTCTTCTAATTCTACCGGAGCTATAGAGATTCAAAATTTCCAGTCTCTTTCTTCCATTAGGAAATGATTTATATATTACATGTATATGAACATCTTATgtataaattttgttttttgGTTAAATGGAATACGTAGAAGATAATTATTCCTATTTATACCTCACAATCTAGGTTACTTCCTTGTGCTttatatatttccttttatgTGATCTTCTGGTCTCTTGTAGTGTACTCACTCCGTCACTTTTTGATTGTCCCATAGGCAGAATTCACTTTATTAAGAATTGAGTGTAAAATATGCATACGGGTTGATAAAACAGAACCATGAAGGgagagatagagagagagaaaatgagaaaaattaccATTTTAGGTATGTAGCAATCTGAAAGGACACCCCAAATAGGAATATGGGGTTATGAGGTTATCAAAGAGAGACGAAGGGAGTAATTATTATGAATAAATCCTTTTCTTCATGCGATTAACATACTCTACATTTCTATTCTGGCAGCAAATCCATACACTTGTTATGTCGATGCGTTTCACCTCAATTGAGATTAAGACGGCTCATTCCCTTGAATCATGGAATGGAGGAGTAATCGTTATGGTCACagggtctgtacagatcagggATTTCAGTGGGAAAAAGAAATTTGCTCAGACATTTTTTTTGGCTCCTCAGGAGAAAGGATTTTTTGTCCTCAATGATGTTTTTCACTTTATTGAAGAAGACCAAATTCATCCATATCCAGCTTCACTGATGGGGCAAACCAATCTTAATGTGAAGTTAAATACTTCTTCACCCATACCAGAGGCAGGTATGTAATTTTATCTATGACTATGGGATCCCAGATTTGTACATAGACAAGGTCACTAGAGTCTAATCAAGGTTTGGAGTAGAGTGTTTACTTCTGTTGGAAATAACATGTTAGTACCAAATTATCAAGGAGAGTTGGTAATTGTTTTTTTCTTGGATATTTGTTGATAGTTTAGCTGTTAAAGTCATTCTTGCCTGAACATTATAATTGGAGTTTGAACTTGTGGTTTATCTAAAATCTTAATCATGAAGGTTTTGTTGCATGATTTGAAGTAGTGTTTTGTTTTTCTATCAATCTTTGGAAATGTAAGATGATTGTGTGGGTGTTCCTTAACAGTGCCAAACTACATGATTAACGGAGGAATGCAGGCCAGGGACTACATACCTTCTGGTGAAATCAAAGAAAATGGTGCTGTTGATACGTATTCAATGCCTGAACAGAGGCTGCAGCAAGCTCCTGAAGTTGAAAATATTCTCGAAGTCAGTTCTAGAGAGCAGGCAAATAGTTTTCTTGAAAGCCCAATAAACCCCATACAAGAAATTCCACCATCACAGATAGAGGAATCAGTTGATGAGCCTCAAAAGCATACCTATGCTTCTATAGTATGTGCCCACTTTGCTTTTGTACCTTAGAATTAGCCTCTTTTTATGGTTGTCATTTGGAGGTTTGTATATCAGTGTTTTTTTCAATACTGAACTAATACAAAAATTCTATGCTGTTTGAAGTTACGCGCTGCAAAAGCACAGTCAGCAGTTTCTACTGCACTTCCATCATCTTCGAACAAGGCTGTGGCTGCTTCAGAATGGCAGCAACAAACCCAGCAATCTGCTGTCCAACAAGCTCAGCAGCAGACAAATACAACGCATGTTGCAAATGAGAATTTTATGTCAGACATGGGCGAGGAGGTTTCGGCTATAGAAGATAGAGGTCCGCCAAGTGCCttgtcttttttattttctcatcCCTCTCTCATCTCTCTGAATCGGAAACATACCAAACAgttttaaatgataaataatctGGCTGATCTTCAGTCTCTCATATACTCAGTCTCTCCTTACATGCAGCATGTATATCTCTTTAGATTTCTCTACATTCTGCATTGTTTTCTATGATCTATTCGTAGCATAATTGTCTTCTGTTATTGTAGCTGAAATAAAGTCAGTCTACGTGAGAAACTTGTTACCGAACGTATCCGCTTCTGAACTAGAGGAGGAGTTTATGAAATTTGGCCAGCTTACTGGTGAAGGCGTAGCCATCAGGAGGTTGAAGGTTAAAATGTGCATTCATTTAATTATTGATTTGAACTTGTTTACTGCTATCAGAGTTGAAATTTTTGGGTACTTATATGTTGTCTGTATTCAGGACACTGATGTTTGTTATGCATTTGTTGAATTTGAAGATATTGACGCCGTCCAGAGTGCAATTAAGGTTTGTATCTGTCTTTGAGATTTATACTTTGTTGTGGTATGCTATTATGACCCTTGTACATTTTTTCTCATGTTGGGTATTCTATGTGCTTTGATTGGCTCTGTATTAGTTTTCTTTTTGCCACTGTATCCTTACAAAATGATTTTCTTGAATTCTTGTACGCATTTGATGCCTTGGTTTAGCTTTTGGCGTAACTGCTAACCATTGTAGATCTCTTTGCATGTTGGTCTCTGccattttttttcccctttgaAGATGTTCATCTCTATTTGGCTTTGTATTAGTTTTCTTTTTGTCACTGTTTccataaaaattgattttcttGAATTCTTGTACGCATTGGATGCTTTGGTTTAGCTTTTGGTGTAACTGCTAACCATTCTAGATCTCTTTGCATATTGGTCACTGCCTTTTCTTGTTCCTTTGAAGATGTTCATCTCTATGCAGTAAGATGTCACTACCTTTACTTTTTCTCTTGCAACGGATACACACACAACTTTTATACTATCATCATCATCTTATCATCATACGTATTACCCATATTTTTCAAGCCCTAGAGTATATAAATTGCTTTATGCTTAAAGAAAATCAGTGATATATTCTCTGTGTTTGGTGGCTCTGGCAGAAATTTAACTGCACCACAAATTTTTTGTGTTTATGGTGGCTgaacttaatttattttcttcatTTGTAGGCTGGTTCAGTCCAGATAGCCGGACGACAAGTATACATAGAGGAGAGAAGAGCAAACAGCAGCTTTGCACGTGGAAGTATGTAGACCTGCTCTGTATCTGTTAAGATGCTTTATTTTAGCTTATTTCTGTTTCTTAATTATTAGATTTGATCTAATTGCGGACATGCCAAGAAATGTTAAGAAGTACAGTATATCATGAGATTCCGTTTATCTGTTCTCTTCGCCTGGACATGTCTTGCCACTGATATTTTCTAGTATGACCAAGAGGAGAGGACATCGATCCTTTTGTTCACTGCTCAAGATGAAAGAAACACTCCTCATTGCATTATTGTAAACATGAAAATTGCAAGTCCAAAAATGGTTTTACTTGAAATCTTCTAGTTATTGTTGCATCACGAATTTGTATGATTGAAGCTGCTATTTACTTTGTTAACTTTGAATGAAATGATTTTGAGCAGGGAGAGGGAGAGGCAGGGCTACATATCAGCCAGATGCTTCGAGGGGACGGTTTGGAGGTCGTAGTTATAGCAGGGGTGGTGGTGGTCAAGTTGGCGAGTTCAACAGACCACGAGGAAACGGCTATTACAGGCAAACTAGCCGACAAGACAAAGGGTATTCCACAACCCAAAGCATTTCAGAGTGAACATTGTAGTTTGATGATGAAGAAATAGGGAAATTTTAGTGTTACTTTCAGTTTAGTTTTGGTagtcaaacataaatatacttAAAATGTTTCTGTAGCTCTTTTGGCATTTGAAGAAATGCATTATTTGGGGAGTGGCTTTCAATATACTTAGCCTATGTTATTGATCATTTATTAAAGATATATGTTTATGTCTTCAGTCATAAAAGTGTTGACCAGTGTCAACTTCCGTCTgacttttttttgttattaaagTACCTTGATCGAATTTTACTGAGACCAAACATCAAACTTGTATAATGGAACAGATGATAATAGCACTTCTCTTTGCTGTGGTGGGCGGAAAATATCCCCCTAATAAGAGCAACAGTTGTAATAATAGAAATTTATCTTTAGCTTCAGGCATGTTTAATAGTGATGTACGAAGTACTTCTTAAGTTGCATAGTTTTgttaacaaaaggtcttgcgcgcactaggtgcacaataaatttattgtacaccaagataacttttaaccattttttgtaactttaacctagttttgattaacttttatttttgtaaaaaaaacgttgatagataaacattttaaagagttaaatgattaattttatacattattagtgattttgaagaaataagttttattaaaatgaaaaaatttatcactaaaaaatggataacttttacctatataagcttaacttttaaacattttgagttaacttttactatgctgtataatatttattgtacaacctttataaataagaatttgtgttttgcTAATCACTGATcactttttttatatttttttttgttgacggagagaataattaaatattttgtatTCTGTAAGAAAGAATATTTGCAAGAAAGAAAATTCAAGTATGATATCATTTCATAACGATAACTCCAAGTACCCTAAATAGCAGTTTGCAGACCTCCAGCTTGGATAATCTAACTATATTTTGCGTTCGTTCATGTTTCAGCTGGGGCTGCGCGGAGACAATACCTATTATTTTGCGTGCTTTAATGGATAAACAAGTTTGATTTGTGAATAGTTAGGATGTAAGTTtttggcaagtgtatctcttaaataaatacatacggccggaaaaggcaagtgtatcccttaaataaatacagaaggAGTAGTAAAAGTACGGAGTAACtcttactccctctgtatttatttaagggatacacttgccttttccgaccgtatttatttaagagatacacttgtcatttttagtaacttatccaccccactatctaattaaataatctatttaaTATATCATATGTCCCACCAcgctattaaacaaataatttcagaactacactccaccccctaaaatgacatggtccgcACTTGTTTTACCTATTagaaatatctactcaaccccacttgttttattactttatttcatttagttattcttaatacccgtgctcgGCCAAGTGTATTCTTTAAATAAATAGGGAAGGAGTATTTGCATACTCTTGATCTCTCCCCTCATCCACCTAACTGCTTTAAGCGCTGTTAAGTTTTCAAAAtcctacttcctccattttttttaattgcaccatctttgatttcacgcttgtcaatgcactattttaaccactaatatctgtcattatacattttaaaaaattataaaaatttgatgatttgaaagtatatttcgagacgaatctaacaagatcccacatgaatatatttttcttttaatataaatcacaaaaaataactatataagaatatgtgaatagtgctaaaaccaagatggtgcaattattaaaaaatggaggaagtataagcaAATGAAAGCAACTCCAGATCCAACATCCTCTTGAGTAGTCTTGACAGTTGACACCAACACCAAAGCTTCTTAGAAATTTAATTGCTTATTTAGGATTTCAATGTCTCTCGTTTGCCAGAATACAAGTGTACAAAAAACCAGAATTTGGAATTTATGGAAGGAtgaaagaaaaaacatagtcataaGCCTACGACATATCTTTGTCAGGATTATTGGCGTGATATATGAGCAGCTATAATTACAAACTACTGGTGAAGATATAGGCTAATATACATGGCTTTACTAATCAGGATTCAGGATATAGTCACTGCATCTAGTATAATAATTTCACCACCTTGTTTGTTCTCACGGATGAAAAACTTACAACCCTTCCAACAAGGAGAAGAGAAGCAGAACAAAAACAGAAATGTCGCCTATTAAGCATCACGATTTGATTCCTTATGCTGTTTAAAACTGTACAACCTGAAACTCGCTATGAAAAACAAGTGCGCTAATatttatcatcatcatcatcatcatcatcatcaatggtCAACAAAAAACGAGCATATGCTGCGAGAATATTGCTGCAGAATACGAGCATAAATCAGTACATTTTAGATAAGAAATTCTGAAAAATATGTGTGGAATATaaactttttgaattttaaattccTATAAGACTTGGGAAATTAATACCAATCTCCAGCGGCAACTTCAACAGCTTGTTCAATGTAATATAAAGTTTTTTTCTGGTCATGGTGAAGTTCCCAAATTAACGTTGCATACTGCGACAACAGCTCCCCATCTTGTGGGTAAGCTAGTACAGCACGTGAGTAGTATTCTTCCGCACCTTGGAGGTCACCCTTTGACTGTCATTAGAACACATAATCAACCAAAGAAGTCAGATTCCTGATATGGTTAACATGGTCCAAAAGAGTTACCATGTACAAGAAATTTTAACCAAAGGGGATGTGCCAATAATGGTCATAACGGCAGTCTCAGGACATCATAGACTCGAAAGATGACGCCCCATATTCTAATGGTTGTGTGGAATTGGTTCAACAAGTTGGGGTAGGTCGTAactgaaaattattaggtgtaCCCGGGTGCACTATGCAACTAAGGGTATTTTAATGCCCGTTGATGATCCCTCTTACATTTTCTCCTCACAGTAAAAGAACAATGTGAGAGACTGGATGATGCACTCGGGTGCACCTAATATGTTCTAGGTCGCAACAGTTTCAGGCCCAGGGAGTGGTAGGAAGGGAGCTTAAGGAAACAGTATGCCGAATAAAACAAAAAGGATTTTCTCTCAGAATCAGATTGTGATCAATTCAATGGTGTAACAGATTACAGttataatactccctctgtttcacACTTATAATACTCAatccgtttcgaaataatggggACACTTACACATTTCACAACAACCAAGATAAATGATTGGAAAGTAAGAAATAAGTATGGGAAAGTAGAATGTTGTAAgaaagaataataaaaaagtagGTTGAATGATAAGTTATGAGTAAAAAGAGAATATAAAAATAGATTGAGTGGAATGTTGTAAGTAAGTGGAAAGAAGAATAGTGTAAATGCATTAAATATGGTACCAAAAATTGAACAAAGCACTATCCGTATTATCTTAAAACATCCATTTAAGGAAATTGTCCCTATTAttttgaaagggagggagtaCAAATGTATAATCCTCACGGACAAACATTAAATTTTAGATATGCTGAGAAAATACAGTTGGAGGTTTTACCTGATAAAGGAACTGAGCATACTTCTTCAGAAAGAGGGGATCAGAAGGATCTTTGTCCATCATTCTTTTATAGTAATCTTCTACATCAGCACTATTTATTGGGGTTCCTGCTTCAAATATAGGACCGTCATTCCCATTATCAATCCCATCAGCAGGATGCAAGTGAGTGGATTTTTGTATGTCTCCCTGATGATAGAAAACAAATCACATTAGGTTCCCAAGATTAAAAGATCAAGTATTCAATTTTACATGAACTTCATACCTGACCATGATCAGGTTGAATAGAACtttcatcttcatcatcatctaCTTCCCAGAGGAACTTAGCATATGATGCCAAAACATTGCTGAAACATGAGTAAAGattatcaacaattcaacaaataTGTGCCAAATTACTCTTTGGAGCTTCTATTGCATAATGAGACAGGAATGACAATACTCCAGAACAATTACTTAGTGTCAACTTGCAACTTCCTAACTAACACATTATCAAAGTTTACATCGTGGATAGCTTAAGGCCATACCTAACACTTTAGTCTTCGTTTGCATTTAAATGGGAAAGGATCTCATATATCATATATCATAATCATACACCCATGACTCCATGAGCCTGAGTCAAAATCATTCATTGCTGCTCAAATATGTTTGTATTCACAGGTGCTGGAATATGTACTCGAGACACCATTGTTACAAAATTTTAAGAAACTATTGCATACGACAGAATGACAGATCAATTAAATGCACCTTATTATTTTTATCAGAATATATTGATTAGGAATGAAGCATACTAAGTTATTATTGGCTGGAACTTTTATTGAAACCTGGAACTTTGCATGAGCATAACCTGGTTTGTGTATGAAAAAGAAAATCCCCTAATTTCTGATACAATGTTTGACAATTTTAAGTTGAGGTGTTTTATTGAAAAGAACACACCGACACCGTACAGCCTATTTCAGCCTTGAAGGATATGATGATGAACACAAGTTAAGTAATTGATGAGAATATCTCCCCTCATTTTTTCTTGGGTATGGCAACGACAATAATAGCTATGATGAAACTAAGAAAGATGATGAAATAGTGTGATTTGTGTGTATGTACTATGAATTAAAAGAAAGAGATTGTGTATATGTGCAATAAAAGGTGAAGTTAGTTGATTAGAAAAATGAAGAATAAAAAAGTTAAAGACTACACACCAATCCTTAGAAGCAGTTTGAGCAGCAAGTTCAAAGTATGCCGAGGCCCTTTCTTGATCACGATGGAGTTCCCAAACCAGTA contains:
- the LOC110805871 gene encoding nuclear transport factor 2; amino-acid sequence: MATPYMTAPQVGSYFVTQYYSMLQQRPEFVHQLYSDASTMLRIDGHTRETATAMLQIHTLVMSMRFTSIEIKTAHSLESWNGGVIVMVTGSVQIRDFSGKKKFAQTFFLAPQEKGFFVLNDVFHFIEEDQIHPYPASLMGQTNLNVKLNTSSPIPEAVPNYMINGGMQARDYIPSGEIKENGAVDTYSMPEQRLQQAPEVENILEVSSREQANSFLESPINPIQEIPPSQIEESVDEPQKHTYASILRAAKAQSAVSTALPSSSNKAVAASEWQQQTQQSAVQQAQQQTNTTHVANENFMSDMGEEVSAIEDRAEIKSVYVRNLLPNVSASELEEEFMKFGQLTGEGVAIRRLKDTDVCYAFVEFEDIDAVQSAIKAGSVQIAGRQVYIEERRANSSFARGRRGRGRATYQPDASRGRFGGRSYSRGGGGQVGEFNRPRGNGYYRQTSRQDKGYSTTQSISE
- the LOC110805881 gene encoding uncharacterized protein, which codes for MLETAPSLSIYNTIDGGVDEHEVKNREFLGKSLKNGEKVDGDLPGSGEFSFVKPNMDLIKEEGDEFGESVDGFEKKLVGEEVEPPPSPPMYLASGLGLGITDGFDSFREDRENDEEYYRELLDDFPNHPLVLIKFAQFFQRKGDLEGAEEYYFRATKADPGDGEILSQYALLVWELHRDQERASAYFELAAQTASKDCNVLASYAKFLWEVDDDEDESSIQPDHGQGDIQKSTHLHPADGIDNGNDGPIFEAGTPINSADVEDYYKRMMDKDPSDPLFLKKYAQFLYQSKGDLQGAEEYYSRAVLAYPQDGELLSQYATLIWELHHDQKKTLYYIEQAVEVAAGDCNILAAYARFLLTIDDDDDDDDDKY